The following proteins come from a genomic window of Rutidosis leptorrhynchoides isolate AG116_Rl617_1_P2 chromosome 10, CSIRO_AGI_Rlap_v1, whole genome shotgun sequence:
- the LOC139872506 gene encoding ribonuclease 2, whose protein sequence is MSPHSITAIAILILFAGSFYAVEVAGDYGSGTEPVELVSTVAEQREFDYFALALQWPPTYCSSSTKCCATSGCCRGEDNPSVFTIHGLWPDYNDGTWPSCCSGPAFDANEISTLQSVLDKYWPTLSCSKSSTCHNSKGVFWAHEWEKHGTCAAPVTGDETNYFLTTINLYFKYNVTEVLFEAGYVPSNSEQYPVGGIISAIENAFHTTPQLICLNGALEEVRLCFTKDFKFRDCVGASDCPDYVSLPEADTTRSTGQSLSGHETY, encoded by the exons ATGTCTCCACACTCAATCACCGCAATCGCTATACTAATTTTGTTCGCCGGATCTTTCTACGCTGTTGAAGTCGCCGGCGATTATGGTTCCGGTACAGAACCAGTTGAATTAGTATCAACCGTGGCTGAACAGAGGGAATTTGATTACTTCGCATTAGCTCTTCAATGGCCTCCAACTTACTGTTCATCATCCACTAAGTGCTGTGCTACAAGCGGTTGTTGCCGAGG AGAAGATAATCCATCAGTATTCACAATCC ATGGACTATGGCCAGACTACAATGATGGTACATGGCCATCATGTTGTTCAGGTCCTGCTTTTGACGCAAATGAG ATTTCAACGTTGCAAAGTGTATTGGACAAGTATTGGCCAACACTAAGTTGCAGTAAATCATCAACTTGCCATAACTCAAAAGGAGTGTTTTGGGCTCACGAG TGGG AGAAGCACGGTACATGTGCCGCTCCAGTTACAGGAGATGAAACTAACTACTTCCTGACAACCAtcaatttgtattttaagtatAATGTCACG GAGGTTCTTTTTGAAGCTGGATATGTGCCTTCGAATTCAGAGCAATATCCTGTAGGTGGCATCATTTCTGCCATTGAAAATGCTTTCCATACAACCCCACAGTTGATCTGTTTAAACGGTGCTTTAGAGGAAGTCCGTTTGTGTTTCACTAAGGATTTCAAG TTCCGAGATTGTGTAGGGGCAAGTGATTGTCCTGATTATGTCAGCTTACCGGAAGCGG ATACGACTAGGAGTACGGGTCAATCACTTTCTGGCCATGAAACATATTAG